A genomic window from Silene latifolia isolate original U9 population chromosome Y, ASM4854445v1, whole genome shotgun sequence includes:
- the LOC141627467 gene encoding uncharacterized protein LOC141627467, translated as MKSDRIVDVNLEGLITEAGSLKQRLKKKSDHGFRVPKKPLVQRLIPYIFNSTKAYRIVATRKWKLSAAKICRRLYIIAIGFKYMIKISSPILLKRAAQLTNIAVDDEEDYRLAVEAKNAGFTGTLVLTNQLSMSQSEEREEDAVAKGFKIHVMYTLAERRKAKEDAAPGSQEKKAKA; from the coding sequence ATGAAGAGTGATCGTATTGTGGATGTGAACTTGGAGGGCCTGATAACTGAAGCTGGCAGTCTGAAACAGAGATTGAAGAAGAAATCTGATCATGGATTCCGTGTCCCCAAGAAACCTCTGGTTCAACGTCTAATTCCTTATATCTTCAACAGCACTAAAGCCTACAGGATTGTTGCAACCAGGAAGTGGAAACTCTCTGCAGCTAAAATTTGCCGAAGGCTATACATCATTGCAATCGGGTTCAAGTACATGATCAAAATAAGCTCCCCAATTCTCCTTAAGCGTGCTGCACAACTGACCAATATTGCAGTCGACGATGAAGAGGACTACAGGCTTGCCGTGGAAGCCAAGAATGCAGGTTTTACAGGAACCCTCGTACTCACCAACCAGCTGAGCATGTCTCAATcagaagagagagaagaagatgCGGTTGCTAAGGGCTTCAAGATCCATGTTATGTACACACTCGCAGAAAGGAGGAAGGCGAAAGAAGATGCTGCTCCTGGCTCCCAAGAGAAGAAAGCAAAAGCCTGA